A stretch of the Mycobacterium sp. ITM-2016-00317 genome encodes the following:
- a CDS encoding alpha/beta fold hydrolase: MTAITAYRGPLRTTELYVDDTGGSGRPIVLIHGWPWNADSWAPQVDALRAAGYRVITYDRRGFGRSDKPLIGYTYESLSDDLSALMEELDLRDATLVGFSMGGGEVASYCARKGVGRLRSVVFASSVTPFMSHRKDNPDGPLTATQAAKMAASLTANQDSFYEQMMTEVFSADGRPAVSEEQRQWALEMCGEASKPAALACMAAFGGTDFREDLPKVTVPALVVHGDSDATVPFEGSGRRTHEALPDSRLHVIAGGPHAIPISHADEFNEVLLKFLGEEFAPPAGIEPAT; the protein is encoded by the coding sequence ATGACCGCGATCACCGCCTACCGTGGCCCGCTTCGCACCACCGAGTTGTACGTCGACGACACCGGAGGTTCTGGGCGACCAATCGTGCTCATCCACGGCTGGCCCTGGAACGCGGACTCGTGGGCGCCCCAGGTGGACGCGCTGCGCGCCGCCGGATACCGCGTGATCACCTACGACCGCCGGGGTTTCGGCCGCAGCGACAAGCCGCTGATCGGTTACACCTACGAGAGTCTGTCCGACGACCTGTCCGCGCTGATGGAAGAACTCGACCTGCGCGACGCCACGCTGGTCGGGTTCTCCATGGGTGGGGGAGAGGTGGCCAGTTACTGCGCCCGCAAGGGGGTGGGGCGGCTGCGCAGCGTGGTTTTCGCCTCCTCGGTGACGCCCTTCATGTCGCACCGCAAGGACAACCCCGACGGGCCGCTCACCGCCACGCAGGCCGCGAAGATGGCCGCGTCCCTGACCGCCAACCAGGACTCGTTCTACGAGCAGATGATGACCGAGGTGTTCTCCGCCGACGGCAGGCCGGCGGTCAGCGAAGAGCAGCGGCAATGGGCGCTGGAGATGTGCGGCGAGGCGAGCAAGCCGGCGGCGCTGGCCTGCATGGCGGCGTTCGGTGGCACCGACTTCCGCGAGGACCTGCCGAAGGTGACCGTGCCGGCGCTGGTCGTGCACGGCGACAGCGATGCGACCGTCCCGTTCGAGGGGTCGGGACGGCGTACGCACGAGGCACTGCCCGACAGCCGGCTGCACGTGATCGCCGGGGGACCACACGCGATCCCGATCAGCCACGCCGACGAGTTCAACGAGGTGCTGCTCAAGTTCCTCGGCGAGGAGTTTGCGCCCCCGGCAGGAATCGAACCTGCGACCTAG
- a CDS encoding TetR/AcrR family transcriptional regulator C-terminal domain-containing protein yields the protein MDKRGAAPDRTSSGDPVRTLELLWRTPGEPRSNRGPRQRTTVDAVVDAAIEIADADGLGAVTMRAVATRLGIATMATYTYVPGKAELLDLMLDTVYARMDRPDLSGMPWRDRLSAVAAANRELLERHRWAAQLATTRPPLGPGMIAKYEHELGAFDGLGLDDVQMDAALTFLLGFVTSVARIANDTRDAGADSGVDDQAWWERAEPLLAKVFDADRFPLAARVGAAAGAAHAGAYSAEHAYAFGLARVLDGLAPVIEATAR from the coding sequence ATGGACAAGCGCGGAGCGGCCCCGGACCGGACCAGTTCGGGGGATCCGGTGCGCACCCTGGAACTGCTGTGGCGCACCCCCGGGGAGCCCCGGAGCAATCGCGGGCCCCGCCAGCGCACGACGGTCGACGCGGTCGTCGACGCCGCGATCGAGATCGCCGACGCGGACGGACTCGGCGCGGTCACCATGCGCGCGGTCGCGACCAGGCTGGGCATCGCGACCATGGCCACCTACACCTACGTCCCCGGCAAGGCCGAGCTCCTCGACCTGATGCTCGACACCGTCTACGCCCGGATGGATCGGCCCGACCTCAGTGGGATGCCTTGGCGGGACCGGCTTTCCGCAGTCGCCGCGGCCAACCGCGAACTACTCGAGCGACATCGGTGGGCGGCCCAGCTGGCCACCACCCGTCCGCCGTTGGGGCCCGGGATGATCGCGAAGTACGAGCACGAACTGGGCGCGTTCGACGGTCTCGGTCTCGACGACGTGCAGATGGACGCCGCGCTGACCTTCCTGCTGGGGTTCGTGACCTCGGTGGCGCGGATCGCCAACGACACCCGGGACGCCGGCGCCGACAGCGGCGTGGACGACCAGGCGTGGTGGGAACGTGCCGAGCCACTGTTGGCGAAGGTGTTCGACGCCGACCGGTTCCCGTTGGCCGCGCGAGTCGGCGCGGCGGCCGGGGCGGCGCACGCCGGCGCCTACAGCGCCGAGCACGCTTACGCGTTCGGACTGGCGCGCGTGCTCGACGGACTGGCTCCGGTGATCGAGGCCACAGCGAGGTAG
- a CDS encoding nuclear transport factor 2 family protein translates to MTDRSGYAPTQADVDEVLAWFTHYDALAVAGDVEAMADQAMFPLNEVTDGQAESCDRDRFVAQMAREVGGSGDLTMESVRTPHFINQNLVFVLTDATITAGGHRQQVRYGDLLVKTAGGWKFQTMVQGGWGDS, encoded by the coding sequence ATGACCGATCGCAGTGGTTACGCGCCGACGCAGGCCGACGTCGACGAGGTGCTGGCGTGGTTCACCCACTACGACGCACTGGCCGTCGCCGGTGACGTCGAGGCCATGGCCGACCAGGCGATGTTCCCGCTCAACGAGGTCACCGACGGCCAGGCCGAATCGTGCGACCGGGACAGGTTCGTCGCCCAGATGGCCCGGGAAGTGGGCGGATCCGGGGACCTCACGATGGAGTCGGTACGCACTCCGCATTTCATCAACCAGAACCTGGTCTTCGTGCTCACCGATGCGACCATCACCGCGGGCGGACACCGCCAGCAGGTCCGCTACGGCGATCTCCTGGTTAAGACGGCCGGCGGGTGGAAGTTCCAGACGATGGTGCAGGGCGGCTGGGGCGACTCCTAG
- a CDS encoding dienelactone hydrolase family protein has translation MTVHRTSLRHAVDGRHFDAVLVRDDAVSAGPTVLVFHGMEGRSDVQLDIATRLAQSGYQAIAVDLFGEDVSAGGLEATTAAMTDFLGDREALGRRLDAVFENLVATPGVDAERVAAIGFCFGGLCVLDLARAGHPLAAVASFHGLLTPPPHIGQRPVTARIIVFHGWDDPFATPEDVVALGSELSGRGIDWQLHAYGDTLHAFMAPFADDPTRGVLYSESAARRAWASLEAFLAECFADDSAVH, from the coding sequence ATGACCGTGCACCGAACATCCCTGCGCCACGCCGTCGACGGCAGGCACTTCGACGCCGTGCTGGTCCGCGACGACGCGGTCTCCGCCGGTCCCACCGTCCTGGTCTTCCACGGGATGGAGGGCCGCAGCGACGTCCAGCTCGACATCGCGACGCGGCTGGCGCAGTCGGGGTATCAGGCCATCGCGGTGGATCTGTTCGGCGAGGACGTCAGTGCGGGCGGTCTCGAGGCCACCACGGCCGCCATGACCGACTTTCTCGGCGACCGGGAGGCACTGGGCCGTCGCCTGGACGCGGTGTTCGAGAACCTGGTCGCCACACCCGGGGTGGACGCCGAACGGGTCGCGGCGATCGGCTTCTGCTTCGGCGGACTGTGCGTGCTCGATCTGGCCCGCGCCGGGCATCCCCTGGCCGCGGTCGCGAGCTTCCACGGACTGCTGACCCCGCCCCCGCACATCGGACAGCGACCCGTGACGGCCAGGATCATCGTGTTCCACGGCTGGGACGATCCGTTCGCCACGCCCGAGGACGTCGTCGCGCTCGGCAGCGAGCTTTCCGGACGCGGCATCGACTGGCAGCTGCACGCCTACGGCGACACCCTGCATGCGTTCATGGCGCCGTTCGCCGACGATCCGACGCGCGGTGTGCTTTACAGCGAATCCGCGGCACGCCGTGCATGGGCGTCGCTCGAGGCCTTCCTCGCCGAGTGCTTCGCCGACGACTCCGCTGTGCACTGA
- a CDS encoding PE-PPE domain-containing protein gives MSKFRSRVGRTATCAAALGVAVTVGGVAATHPSSISGSPIDLTALIVVGSSTHPDPTGNEDFFGGKFNQSPYNPGGLPGPALVGVDFRGGTAAINEALQANSGADNAVLSSGWGAANASLLLQRLDRAADPALPGTLFVLDNNVSRPDGGFGTRYPLFALIGVNPFPSRTDTLAKAVVDIAYQYNYNSNAPADLFNLVAHVNSLVAYLYDYRDQPQIDLPVDVDGRPTVSCGTANTCAVLASGDAVPCEDARCATPDGERALAYVTTRGNTTYVTYTADELPLARLIRDLLGDAVADAAAPLLKVIVDSAYYGGNPIPSDPSRYRPARLMPSLGELVSTAAKVPGAIREGLESLAANHSPQQSDEPEPLSRREKDSADVSEPGDAHDPADTGIPAADEEPDTEDLADYADTVFDTDADAETKTETDAEAETETDESAAADSAASRAGDDANAGQRADAADSSQPANP, from the coding sequence ATGAGCAAATTTCGCAGCAGGGTCGGCCGGACGGCTACCTGCGCCGCCGCGCTCGGTGTGGCGGTCACGGTCGGCGGGGTCGCGGCCACGCATCCGTCGTCGATCTCGGGTTCCCCGATCGATCTGACCGCGTTGATCGTGGTCGGCAGCTCCACCCATCCCGACCCGACCGGCAACGAGGACTTCTTCGGCGGCAAGTTCAACCAGTCCCCCTACAACCCGGGCGGCCTACCGGGCCCAGCCCTGGTCGGGGTCGATTTCCGCGGCGGCACGGCCGCGATCAACGAAGCACTGCAAGCCAATTCGGGCGCCGACAACGCCGTGCTGTCCTCCGGGTGGGGCGCCGCCAACGCCAGCCTGCTGCTGCAGCGACTCGACCGGGCGGCCGACCCCGCGCTGCCCGGCACGCTGTTCGTGCTGGACAACAACGTCTCCCGGCCCGACGGCGGATTCGGCACGCGCTACCCGCTCTTCGCGCTGATCGGGGTCAATCCGTTCCCGTCGCGCACCGACACCCTCGCCAAGGCGGTGGTGGACATCGCCTACCAGTACAACTACAACTCGAACGCGCCCGCGGACCTGTTCAACCTCGTCGCGCACGTGAACTCACTGGTGGCCTACCTCTACGACTACCGGGACCAGCCCCAGATCGACCTGCCCGTCGACGTCGACGGCAGGCCGACAGTGTCCTGCGGCACGGCCAACACGTGCGCGGTGCTCGCCTCCGGCGACGCCGTGCCGTGCGAGGACGCCCGCTGCGCCACCCCAGACGGCGAGCGGGCGCTCGCCTACGTGACGACCCGCGGCAACACCACCTACGTCACCTACACCGCCGACGAACTCCCGCTGGCACGGCTGATCCGGGACCTGCTGGGCGACGCGGTCGCCGACGCGGCGGCTCCGCTGCTCAAGGTGATCGTCGACTCCGCCTATTACGGCGGCAACCCGATCCCGTCGGATCCGAGCCGCTACCGGCCCGCGCGGCTGATGCCGTCGCTGGGCGAGCTTGTCAGTACTGCCGCGAAGGTCCCGGGTGCGATCCGGGAAGGCCTGGAGTCGTTGGCTGCCAACCATTCTCCGCAGCAGTCCGACGAGCCGGAACCGCTGTCCCGGCGGGAGAAGGACTCCGCTGACGTGTCGGAACCGGGCGATGCGCACGATCCCGCCGACACCGGCATCCCGGCAGCGGACGAGGAACCGGACACCGAGGACCTCGCGGACTACGCCGACACCGTCTTCGATACCGACGCCGACGCCGAGACCAAGACCGAGACCGACGCCGAAGCCGAGACCGAGACCGACGAGTCCGCGGCCGCCGACAGCGCCGCGAGCCGGGCCGGGGACGACGCCAACGCCGGCCAGCGCGCCGACGCCGCGGATTCGTCGCAGCCGGCGAATCCGTAG
- a CDS encoding acyl-ACP thioesterase domain-containing protein, whose translation MPVNPVEHRLTARPDSGYVYRTAWRVATGDVGDDLNLRMDGVARYIQEVGAENLVDAGEAEAHPHWLVQRTVIDVIEPVGFPNEVSFSRWCSALSLRWCTMRVDLVGSDGGRIETEGFWIAMNAKTLTPQRATDSLIEKFSTTTDEHRLKWRPWLQNPAAPDREMPFALRRTDIDLFEHVTNTAYWHAVHEVMAVETDICTAPYRTVMEYRKPIKYGEEVTVRWQRRTDTPTPEVHFALTVGDDVRAAGLLRGLSLG comes from the coding sequence ATGCCTGTGAACCCCGTCGAGCACCGACTGACCGCGCGGCCGGACTCCGGCTACGTCTACCGCACCGCGTGGCGGGTGGCCACCGGCGACGTCGGCGACGATCTCAACCTGCGCATGGACGGCGTGGCCCGCTACATCCAGGAGGTCGGCGCCGAGAACCTCGTCGACGCCGGGGAAGCCGAGGCGCATCCGCACTGGCTGGTGCAGCGCACCGTGATCGACGTGATCGAGCCGGTCGGATTTCCCAACGAGGTGTCGTTCAGCAGATGGTGCTCGGCGCTGTCGCTACGCTGGTGCACGATGCGGGTCGACCTCGTCGGCAGCGACGGCGGCCGCATCGAGACCGAAGGCTTCTGGATCGCGATGAACGCGAAAACGCTGACACCGCAACGGGCCACCGACTCGCTGATCGAGAAGTTCTCCACCACCACCGACGAGCACCGCCTCAAGTGGCGCCCGTGGCTGCAGAATCCCGCCGCACCCGACCGGGAGATGCCGTTCGCGCTGCGCCGCACCGATATCGACCTGTTCGAACACGTCACCAATACCGCCTACTGGCACGCGGTGCACGAGGTGATGGCGGTCGAGACCGACATCTGCACCGCGCCGTACCGGACCGTGATGGAGTACCGCAAGCCGATCAAGTACGGCGAGGAGGTGACGGTGCGCTGGCAGCGCCGCACGGACACGCCGACCCCGGAGGTGCACTTCGCGCTGACCGTCGGC